The proteins below come from a single Miscanthus floridulus cultivar M001 chromosome 1, ASM1932011v1, whole genome shotgun sequence genomic window:
- the LOC136474322 gene encoding uncharacterized membrane protein At4g09580-like, whose translation MPFARRDIEAAGAGAGPGSDDSPAAKKGKPELAGARPALTRSEAFAFAAVLALFTAGIFCVFLTAPRGEFGQILRLPRSLADVRLLKDNLAVYARDYQTNFILGYCSIYIFMQTFMIPGTIFMSLLAGALFGVIKGGILVVFTATAGGSSCYFVSKLIGRPLVSWLWPEKLRYFQSEIAKRREKLLNYMLFLRITPTLPNTFINMASPIVDIPFHIFFTATLVGLIPASYITVKAGRALGDLKSVRELYDFKTLVVLFLIGSVAVVPTILKRKRTYE comes from the exons ATGCCGTTCGCGCGCCGCGACATCGAGGCggcgggcgccggcgccggccccgGCAGCGACGACTCTCCTGCCGCTAAGAAGGGCAAGCCGGAGCTCGCAGGGGCGCGCCCGGCTTTGACGAGGTCCGAGGCCTTCGCGTTCGCGGCCGTGCTCGCGCTCTTCACCGCCGGGATCTTCTGCGTCTTCCTTACCGCCCCACGCGGCGAGTTCGGGCAGATCCTCCGCCTCCCGCGCAGCCTCGCCGACGTCCGCCTTCTCAA AGACAATCTTGCTGTTTACGCGAGAGATTATCAAACAAATTTTATATTGGGTTATTGCTCAATATACATCTTCATGCAAACATTCATGATCCCTGGAACAATATTCATGTCATTACTTGCTGGGGCTCTTTTTGGAGTGATTAAAGGTGGCATTTTGGTAGTTTTCACTGCCACAGCCGGTGGATCGTCCTGCTATTTTGTCTCCAAGCTGATTGGCAGACCCTTGGTTAGTTGGTTGTGGCCTGAAAAACTGAGATATTTCCAGTCAGAG ATTGCTAAGAGGAGAGAAAAGCTATTGAATTATATGCTTTTTCTGAGAATAACTCCAACTTTGCCCAATACATTCATAAATATGGCGTCACCGATTGTTGACATACCTTTCCATATTTTCTTCACAGCAACACTAGTTGGTCTTATTCCAGCATCTTATATTACTGTAAAG GCTGGTAGAGCCCTCGGCGATCTGAAGTCAGTTAGAGAGTTGTATGACTTCAAGACATTAGTGGTTCTGTTCCTTATTGGATCTGTTGCTGTCGTTCCAACAATCCTGAAAAGGAAGAGAACATACGAATGA